In Janibacter alkaliphilus, the following proteins share a genomic window:
- a CDS encoding glycoside hydrolase family 65 protein — protein sequence MTPPNGRSDHPGAEDRLGDPVDRTRFPVDPWRLVEAEPDNETLGRDETLFAVGNGYLGMRGNPTEGRDAYAHGTYVNGFHETWPIHHAEQAFGFATTGQTMVNAPDGKLMKIYVDDEPLLLSTADLDHYERSIDFREGVLRREILWTTPSSKQVRIRTSRMVSFTERHLAVMSIEIEMLSGDAPVVISSQILNRQDGRDEYYVKDAAMGEGFDPRKTATFDHRVLEPQLDWHNDERMMLGYRAANSGMTLAVGADHHLETENEYTVNDITEPDLGKKVFQIEAREGQPVRLVKTVAYHTSRGVPARELADRCRRTLDRVARHGVEHYVAEQREWLARFWENSDIVVEDQPEVQQAIRWNLFQLAQATARSDQLGIAAKGVTGSGYEGHYFWDTEVYVIPFLVHTMPDVARSVLRARVAMLPQARERARELSVAGALFPWRTINGEEASAYYAAGTAQYHINADIAYAIAKYVDATGDVEFLAKDGVEVLVETARMWADLGFWREEDGRRTFQIHGVTGPDEYTTVVNNNLFTNVMARGNLLRAAEAVDDLDAIAGDRAPHLRTRLGLSDEESREWRDCAEGMWIPYDEELGIHPQDDQFLDKEMWDLEHTGEDQRPLLLNFHPLVIYRFQVLKQADVVLALYLQGNAFTAEEKRRNFDYYDPITTGDSSLSAVVQSIIAAEVGLPETALAYFDAALYTDLGDLHHNTSDGAHIASTGGVWNALVQGFGGMRGHDGAISFDPRLPREWTSMTYPLRVRGTRVRVHLTGETMTVTVEEGDELAFTVRGGEHVARAGAPVTVSLDDLLDTPMVDLPYIPG from the coding sequence GTGACCCCGCCGAACGGCCGCAGCGACCACCCGGGCGCCGAGGACCGGCTCGGCGACCCGGTGGACCGCACCCGCTTCCCCGTGGACCCCTGGCGCCTCGTCGAGGCCGAGCCGGACAACGAGACCCTCGGGCGCGACGAGACCCTCTTCGCCGTCGGCAACGGCTACCTCGGCATGCGCGGCAACCCCACCGAGGGCCGGGACGCCTACGCCCACGGCACCTACGTCAACGGCTTCCACGAGACCTGGCCGATCCACCACGCGGAGCAGGCCTTCGGCTTCGCCACCACCGGGCAGACGATGGTCAACGCCCCGGACGGCAAGCTCATGAAGATCTACGTCGACGACGAGCCGCTGCTGCTCTCGACGGCCGACCTGGACCACTACGAGCGGAGCATCGACTTCCGCGAAGGGGTGCTCCGCCGGGAGATCCTGTGGACCACCCCGTCGAGCAAGCAGGTGCGCATCCGCACCAGCCGGATGGTCTCCTTCACCGAGCGGCACCTGGCGGTGATGTCCATCGAGATCGAGATGCTCAGCGGCGACGCCCCGGTGGTCATCTCCTCGCAGATCCTGAACCGCCAGGACGGCCGGGACGAGTACTACGTCAAGGACGCGGCGATGGGCGAGGGCTTCGACCCGCGCAAGACCGCCACCTTCGACCACCGGGTGCTCGAGCCGCAGCTGGACTGGCACAACGACGAGCGGATGATGCTCGGCTACCGCGCGGCGAACTCCGGGATGACCCTGGCGGTCGGCGCCGACCACCACCTGGAGACCGAGAACGAGTACACGGTCAACGACATCACCGAGCCCGACCTCGGCAAGAAGGTCTTCCAGATCGAGGCGCGCGAGGGGCAGCCGGTCCGGCTGGTCAAGACCGTGGCCTACCACACCTCGCGGGGGGTGCCCGCCCGGGAGCTGGCCGACCGCTGCCGCCGCACCCTGGACCGGGTGGCCCGGCACGGGGTCGAGCACTACGTCGCCGAGCAGCGGGAGTGGCTGGCCCGCTTCTGGGAGAACTCCGACATCGTCGTCGAGGACCAGCCGGAGGTGCAGCAGGCCATCCGGTGGAACCTCTTCCAGCTGGCCCAGGCGACCGCCCGCTCCGACCAGCTCGGGATCGCCGCGAAGGGGGTCACCGGCTCCGGCTACGAGGGGCACTACTTCTGGGACACCGAGGTCTACGTCATCCCCTTCCTCGTGCACACCATGCCGGACGTCGCCCGCAGCGTGCTGCGGGCCCGGGTGGCGATGCTGCCGCAGGCGCGCGAGCGGGCTCGTGAGCTCTCCGTCGCCGGGGCGCTCTTCCCGTGGCGGACGATCAACGGCGAGGAGGCCTCGGCCTACTACGCAGCCGGGACCGCGCAGTACCACATCAACGCCGACATCGCCTACGCCATCGCCAAGTACGTCGACGCCACCGGGGACGTGGAGTTCCTCGCCAAGGACGGCGTCGAGGTGCTCGTCGAGACCGCGCGGATGTGGGCGGACCTCGGCTTCTGGCGCGAGGAGGACGGCCGGCGGACCTTCCAGATCCACGGCGTCACCGGGCCGGACGAGTACACGACCGTGGTGAACAACAACCTCTTCACCAACGTCATGGCCCGCGGCAACCTGCTGCGGGCGGCCGAGGCGGTCGACGACCTCGACGCCATCGCCGGCGACCGGGCGCCGCACCTGCGGACCCGGCTGGGGCTCAGCGACGAGGAGTCCCGCGAGTGGCGCGACTGCGCCGAGGGGATGTGGATCCCCTATGACGAGGAGCTGGGCATCCACCCGCAGGACGACCAGTTCCTCGACAAGGAGATGTGGGACCTGGAGCACACCGGGGAGGACCAGCGGCCGCTGCTGCTGAACTTCCACCCGCTGGTGATCTACCGCTTCCAGGTGCTCAAGCAGGCTGACGTCGTGCTGGCGCTCTACCTGCAGGGCAACGCCTTCACCGCCGAGGAGAAGCGCCGCAACTTCGACTACTACGACCCGATCACCACCGGCGACTCGTCGCTCTCGGCGGTGGTGCAGTCGATCATCGCCGCCGAGGTGGGGCTGCCGGAGACCGCGCTGGCCTACTTCGACGCGGCGCTCTACACCGACCTCGGGGACCTGCACCACAACACCTCGGACGGGGCGCACATCGCCTCGACCGGTGGGGTGTGGAACGCGCTGGTGCAGGGCTTCGGCGGGATGCGCGGGCACGACGGGGCGATCAGCTTCGACCCGCGGCTGCCGCGCGAGTGGACGTCGATGACCTACCCGCTGCGGGTGCGCGGGACGCGGGTGCGGGTGCACCTGACCGGCGAGACGATGACGGTGACCGTGGAGGAGGGCGACGAGCTCGCCTTCACCGTCCGCGGCGGCGAGCACGTCGCGCGGGCCGGTGCGCCGGTGACCGTCAGCCTGGACGACCTGCTCGACACCCCGATGGTCGACCTCCCCTACATCCCCGGCTGA
- a CDS encoding isochorismatase family protein: protein MSETWLVVVDPQRIFADPASEWGSPMFADIVEPVRELAARFGPERTLVTRWLPDGPREGSWVDYFARWPFADRPADDPAFAVVEALSGLSAHPSLDRPTFGKWGPQMAAVVGPTPTLVLTGVSTDCCVISTALAAADAGARVLVAADACAGSTETDHAAALQVMSLYDPQIRLATSPAVSPTP from the coding sequence GTGAGCGAGACCTGGTTGGTGGTCGTCGACCCGCAGCGGATCTTCGCCGACCCCGCCTCGGAGTGGGGGTCGCCGATGTTCGCCGACATCGTCGAACCGGTGCGGGAGCTGGCGGCCCGGTTCGGACCGGAGCGCACGCTGGTCACCCGGTGGCTGCCCGACGGTCCGCGCGAGGGGTCGTGGGTCGACTACTTCGCCCGATGGCCCTTCGCCGACCGGCCGGCCGACGACCCCGCCTTCGCCGTGGTTGAGGCGCTGTCCGGTCTCTCGGCGCACCCGAGCCTGGACCGGCCCACCTTCGGCAAGTGGGGCCCGCAGATGGCTGCGGTGGTCGGACCGACGCCGACGCTCGTGCTCACCGGTGTCTCCACGGACTGCTGCGTCATCTCCACCGCGCTGGCTGCGGCCGACGCCGGGGCCCGGGTGCTCGTGGCCGCCGACGCCTGCGCCGGCTCCACCGAGACCGACCACGCCGCCGCGCTGCAGGTGATGAGCCTCTACGACCCGCAGATCCGCCTGGCCACCTCCCCCGCCGTGTCCCCAACCCCCTAG
- a CDS encoding amino acid ABC transporter ATP-binding protein — protein sequence MSDRSSTSPVVRAEDVRKSFGDHEVLSGVSFDVGQGTVTVILGPSGSGKTTLLRSLNGLEVPDSGTVTVSDVTVDFGSLTPNRSGRLPRAQREQLTALGRQSGFVFQAHNLFAHRTTIENVIEGPVVVQGEDEGSARERARALLEQVGLAEHADKYPYQLSGGQQQRVGIARALALRPEVVLFDEPTSALDPETVGEVLTVMRDLAEQRWTMVVVTHEIRFAREVADQVLFIDGGVVVERGAPEQVILEPQQPRTQAFLRRILDPL from the coding sequence ATGTCCGACCGCAGCTCGACCAGCCCCGTCGTCCGCGCCGAGGACGTGCGCAAGTCCTTCGGCGACCACGAGGTCCTCTCCGGCGTCTCCTTCGACGTCGGGCAGGGCACCGTGACCGTCATCCTGGGCCCGTCCGGGTCCGGGAAGACCACGCTGCTGCGCTCGCTCAACGGCCTGGAGGTCCCCGACTCCGGCACCGTCACGGTCAGCGACGTGACCGTGGACTTCGGCTCGCTCACCCCGAACCGCTCCGGCAGGCTGCCGCGCGCCCAGCGCGAGCAGCTGACCGCGCTGGGCCGGCAGAGCGGCTTCGTCTTCCAGGCGCACAACCTCTTCGCCCACCGCACGACCATCGAGAACGTCATCGAGGGTCCGGTGGTCGTCCAGGGCGAGGACGAGGGATCGGCCCGGGAGCGGGCGCGGGCGCTGCTGGAGCAGGTCGGGCTGGCCGAGCACGCCGACAAGTACCCCTACCAGCTCTCCGGCGGCCAGCAGCAGCGCGTCGGGATCGCCCGCGCCCTGGCGCTGCGGCCGGAGGTGGTGCTCTTCGACGAGCCGACCTCGGCGCTCGACCCGGAGACCGTCGGCGAGGTGCTGACGGTGATGCGCGACCTCGCCGAGCAGCGCTGGACGATGGTCGTCGTCACCCACGAGATCCGCTTCGCCCGCGAGGTCGCCGACCAGGTGCTCTTCATCGACGGTGGCGTCGTCGTCGAGCGCGGCGCCCCCGAGCAGGTCATCCTCGAGCCGCAGCAGCCGCGCACCCAGGCCTTCCTGCGGCGCATCCTCGACCCGCTGTGA
- a CDS encoding LysE/ArgO family amino acid transporter — MFTLLAGMVTGLALIVAIGAQNAFVLRQGIRREHVAVVVALCAGADALLILAGTAGVGAIVQDHPTAIRVITWVGAIYLAGYALLALRRAVRPQGLTESAPVSKGSVVLTTLALTFLNPHVYLDTVVMLGSIANSHGDQRWVFAGGAVLGSIVWFTGLGLGARALARPLARPGTWRVVDGVIGMAMIGLAAHLVTA, encoded by the coding sequence ATGTTCACTCTTCTCGCCGGCATGGTCACCGGACTCGCCCTCATCGTCGCGATCGGCGCGCAGAACGCCTTCGTCCTCCGCCAGGGGATCAGGCGCGAGCACGTCGCGGTGGTCGTCGCCCTGTGCGCCGGCGCCGACGCGCTGCTCATCCTGGCCGGGACAGCCGGGGTCGGCGCGATCGTGCAGGACCACCCGACGGCCATCCGGGTCATCACGTGGGTCGGGGCGATCTACCTCGCCGGGTACGCGCTGCTGGCCCTGCGTCGGGCGGTGCGCCCGCAGGGCCTGACCGAGTCCGCGCCCGTCTCCAAGGGGTCGGTGGTGCTCACCACGCTGGCGCTGACCTTCCTCAACCCGCACGTCTACCTCGACACCGTGGTGATGCTCGGCTCGATCGCCAACAGCCACGGCGACCAGCGATGGGTCTTCGCCGGCGGCGCCGTGCTCGGCAGCATCGTCTGGTTCACCGGTCTCGGCCTGGGGGCGCGGGCGCTGGCCCGGCCGCTGGCGCGCCCCGGTACCTGGCGGGTCGTCGACGGCGTCATCGGCATGGCGATGATCGGGCTGGCCGCGCACCTCGTCACCGCGTGA
- a CDS encoding DUF4031 domain-containing protein, giving the protein MILIDPPTWPGWGRVWSHLVSDRSLAELHTFARRLEIPPRLFDEDHYDVPVERYDEVVAAGAVEVSGGELIRRLRDSGLRVTTAQRRARP; this is encoded by the coding sequence GTGATCCTCATCGATCCCCCGACCTGGCCCGGCTGGGGCCGGGTGTGGAGCCACCTCGTCTCGGACCGCTCGCTGGCTGAGCTGCACACCTTCGCACGGCGGCTCGAGATCCCCCCGCGACTCTTCGACGAGGACCACTACGACGTACCGGTGGAGCGCTACGACGAGGTCGTCGCGGCCGGGGCGGTCGAGGTGAGCGGCGGCGAGCTGATCCGCCGGCTGCGCGACTCCGGTCTGCGGGTCACGACCGCCCAGCGCCGGGCCCGCCCCTGA
- a CDS encoding HD domain-containing protein — translation MDPQSLTDSVAVLGGDLDGDRAAALTGRWGEPHRGYHDEQHLAEMLTAIDALAAGAGLDERGLALVRLAAWYHDAVYDPAAAAGANEEASARLAEADLAAAALSETDVAVVAELVRATAEHALPGPSGAHAVLHDADLWILSAPPTRYADYTAQVRREYAAVPDPDFARGRAAILAPFLDRDRLYATQQAHREWTARARDNLADELARLTR, via the coding sequence ATGGACCCGCAGAGCCTGACGGACTCCGTCGCGGTGCTCGGAGGCGACCTCGACGGCGACCGGGCGGCAGCGCTGACCGGCCGGTGGGGCGAGCCGCACCGCGGCTATCACGACGAGCAGCACCTGGCCGAGATGCTCACGGCCATCGATGCGCTCGCTGCAGGGGCCGGCCTGGACGAGCGCGGCCTGGCGCTGGTGCGTCTGGCGGCCTGGTACCACGACGCGGTCTACGACCCGGCCGCTGCGGCCGGGGCGAACGAGGAGGCCAGCGCCCGGCTGGCCGAGGCCGACCTGGCCGCCGCGGCCCTGTCCGAGACCGACGTTGCCGTCGTGGCCGAGCTGGTGCGGGCGACCGCGGAGCACGCGCTGCCGGGGCCGAGCGGCGCCCACGCGGTGCTGCACGACGCCGACCTGTGGATCCTGTCCGCGCCGCCGACCCGCTACGCGGACTACACCGCGCAGGTGCGGCGGGAGTACGCCGCGGTGCCCGACCCCGACTTCGCCCGGGGACGGGCCGCGATCCTCGCGCCCTTCCTCGACCGGGACCGCCTCTACGCCACCCAGCAGGCCCACCGTGAGTGGACGGCCCGTGCCCGCGACAACCTCGCCGACGAGCTCGCGCGGCTCACCCGCTGA
- a CDS encoding beta-phosphoglucomutase family hydrolase: protein MDWTPYDAALFDLDGVLTPTATVHMAAWSEMFNDVLAGMDGQEPYTDADYYAYVDGKPRYDGVRSFLAARGIELPEGDPEDPPEAETVCGLGNRKNDAFNAVLERDGVAAYPGSLALLRALGETTVQLAVVSSSKNAPAVLAAAGIADLFPVVVDGAVASADGLPGKPEPDTFLAAAERLGVTKERAVVLEDAESGVAAGRAGDFGLVVGVDRGAGEQTLRERGADVVVTDLEELLP from the coding sequence GTGGACTGGACCCCCTACGACGCTGCCCTCTTCGATCTCGACGGCGTGCTGACCCCGACGGCGACCGTGCACATGGCGGCATGGTCGGAGATGTTCAACGACGTGCTCGCCGGCATGGACGGCCAGGAGCCGTACACCGACGCCGACTACTACGCCTACGTCGACGGTAAGCCGCGCTACGACGGGGTGCGCTCCTTCCTCGCCGCGCGCGGGATCGAGCTGCCCGAGGGCGATCCTGAGGATCCGCCGGAGGCCGAGACCGTGTGCGGGCTCGGCAACCGCAAGAACGACGCCTTCAACGCGGTGCTGGAGCGGGACGGCGTCGCCGCCTACCCGGGGTCGCTGGCGCTGCTGCGGGCGCTGGGGGAGACGACGGTGCAGCTGGCGGTGGTCTCCTCGAGCAAGAACGCCCCGGCCGTGCTCGCCGCCGCCGGCATCGCCGACCTCTTCCCGGTGGTCGTCGACGGCGCCGTGGCCAGCGCCGACGGCCTGCCGGGCAAGCCGGAGCCGGACACCTTCCTCGCCGCCGCCGAGCGGCTGGGCGTCACCAAGGAGCGTGCCGTCGTCCTCGAGGACGCCGAGTCGGGCGTGGCCGCGGGTCGCGCCGGCGACTTCGGGCTCGTCGTGGGGGTGGACCGCGGGGCCGGCGAGCAGACGCTGCGCGAGCGCGGCGCCGACGTCGTCGTCACCGACCTCGAGGAGCTGCTCCCGTGA
- a CDS encoding ABC transporter permease subunit produces MPAPDTVRPTAAPGRLRRLTHLLIALALVLVPLLGTAAPASAQESASARELAERADLPDTLRVGTEGVYAPFSMRQGEDFTGFDIEVMDALAVRLGVEVEYVATPWDSMFAALEADRFDLVANQVTYNEERAELYDLSDPYVETGGVLVVAEDNPQDIQALADLDGMRAAENLTSSWAELAEENGAEIVGVDGMTEAMSSLKEGRVDAIVNDKLAVRNYIATTPNPGVKVVDETDEVSQSVFAAKKDSGYMPAINTALEEMRADGTIDAIYDEYFSAENVAPSWWDLVKENAGPMALAAIKVTIPLTAISFALGLVIALVAAIGRMSRAALPRAVARSYISIIRGTPLLIQLYLIFYALPQLGVEIDPFPAAVIALSLNVGGYAAEVLRAAIESIPKGQWEAAQTVGMSRTTALRRIILPQAARTAVPPLSNTLISLVKDTSLTSIILVVEIVQTAKFAAAPSFQYLAMFTLAAVYYWIICLVLSFLQDRAETRLGRFVAA; encoded by the coding sequence ATGCCCGCCCCTGACACCGTGCGGCCGACGGCCGCGCCTGGCCGGCTGCGCCGGCTCACCCACCTGCTGATCGCCCTCGCGCTGGTGCTCGTCCCGCTGCTCGGGACGGCCGCCCCGGCCTCGGCGCAGGAGTCCGCCTCCGCCCGCGAGCTGGCCGAGCGCGCGGACCTGCCGGACACCCTCCGGGTGGGCACCGAAGGGGTGTACGCCCCCTTCTCCATGCGGCAGGGCGAGGACTTCACCGGCTTCGACATCGAGGTGATGGACGCTCTCGCCGTGCGGCTCGGGGTCGAGGTGGAGTACGTCGCCACCCCGTGGGACTCGATGTTCGCGGCGCTGGAGGCCGACCGCTTCGACCTCGTCGCCAACCAGGTGACCTACAACGAGGAGCGCGCCGAGCTCTACGACCTCTCCGACCCCTACGTCGAGACCGGCGGGGTGCTGGTCGTCGCCGAGGACAATCCGCAGGACATCCAGGCGCTCGCGGACCTCGACGGGATGCGCGCGGCGGAGAACCTCACGAGCAGCTGGGCCGAGCTCGCCGAGGAGAACGGCGCCGAGATCGTCGGGGTCGACGGGATGACCGAGGCGATGTCCAGCCTCAAGGAGGGCCGGGTCGACGCGATCGTCAACGACAAGCTGGCCGTCCGCAACTACATCGCGACCACCCCGAACCCGGGGGTGAAGGTGGTCGACGAGACCGACGAGGTCTCCCAGTCGGTCTTCGCCGCGAAGAAGGACAGCGGCTACATGCCGGCGATCAACACCGCGCTGGAGGAGATGCGCGCGGACGGCACCATCGACGCGATCTACGACGAGTACTTCTCCGCCGAGAACGTCGCCCCCAGCTGGTGGGACCTGGTCAAGGAGAACGCCGGCCCGATGGCCCTGGCCGCCATCAAGGTAACCATCCCGCTCACCGCGATCTCCTTCGCGCTCGGGCTGGTCATCGCCCTGGTGGCGGCCATCGGCCGGATGTCCCGGGCCGCGCTGCCACGGGCCGTCGCCCGCAGCTACATCTCGATCATCCGGGGCACGCCGCTGCTCATCCAGCTGTACCTCATCTTCTACGCCCTGCCCCAGCTCGGCGTGGAGATCGACCCCTTCCCGGCGGCGGTGATCGCCCTCTCGCTCAACGTCGGCGGCTACGCCGCAGAGGTGCTCCGGGCGGCCATCGAGTCGATCCCCAAGGGGCAGTGGGAGGCCGCCCAGACGGTCGGGATGAGCCGCACCACCGCACTGCGCCGGATCATCCTGCCGCAGGCTGCGCGCACCGCCGTGCCGCCGCTGTCGAACACGCTCATCTCGCTGGTCAAGGACACCTCGCTGACCTCGATCATCCTCGTCGTCGAGATCGTGCAGACGGCGAAGTTTGCGGCCGCCCCCTCCTTCCAGTACCTGGCGATGTTCACCCTCGCGGCCGTCTACTACTGGATCATCTGCCTGGTGCTCTCCTTCCTCCAGGACCGTGCCGAGACCAGGCTGGGTCGCTTTGTCGCGGCCTGA
- a CDS encoding purine-cytosine permease family protein, which produces MSESTSLEEVRRRGVETTGIEIVEEAERTARPSDLFWPWFAANISVFGISYGSFVLGFGISFAQAAVVTVVGVVLSFVACGIIAIAGKRGSAPTMILSRAAFGVRGQKLPGVVSWLVSIGWETFLAIMAVLATATVFRELGWSDGTAVQIIAMVAIAGLIVAASVAGYHVIMRLQSYLTWITGIVTVLYIGMTLDQIDMAAVAEVPSGSTQQVIGALVMVMTGFGLGWINIAADWSRYQRRDTSGAAIVAWNTIGGALAPTVLVLYGLLLVGSIGDQPYPGGEMTWSDAIAADPVGALATLLPTWLLLPYLAAAVLALVSGAVLGIYSSGLTLLSLGVRLPRPAAAGIDGVILTLGAVYVVFFAEDFLGPFQSFLITLGVPLAAWAGIMMADIALRRRDYDEQALFDARGRYGSVDVVAVVTMIVATVIGWGLVTNGMPDSEWNNWQGYLLKAFLGTELVEDPAGNSWAGDWSYANLGVLAALAIGFVVSWVARRPTVRRQEAGMVDDAEREPVQA; this is translated from the coding sequence ATGAGCGAGAGCACCAGCCTCGAGGAGGTCCGGCGCCGCGGCGTCGAGACGACCGGCATCGAGATCGTCGAGGAGGCCGAGCGCACCGCCCGGCCCAGCGACCTCTTCTGGCCGTGGTTCGCCGCGAACATCTCCGTCTTCGGGATCTCCTACGGCTCCTTCGTCCTCGGCTTCGGGATCTCCTTCGCCCAGGCGGCGGTGGTCACGGTCGTCGGGGTCGTGCTCTCCTTCGTCGCCTGCGGCATCATCGCCATCGCCGGCAAGCGGGGCTCCGCGCCGACGATGATCCTCTCCCGGGCCGCCTTCGGGGTGCGTGGGCAGAAGCTGCCCGGCGTCGTCTCCTGGCTGGTCTCGATCGGCTGGGAGACCTTCCTGGCGATCATGGCGGTGCTGGCCACGGCGACGGTCTTCCGCGAGCTCGGCTGGAGCGACGGCACGGCCGTCCAGATCATCGCGATGGTGGCCATCGCCGGGCTCATCGTGGCGGCCTCGGTGGCCGGATACCACGTCATCATGCGGCTGCAGTCGTACCTGACGTGGATCACCGGGATCGTCACCGTGCTCTACATCGGGATGACCCTGGACCAGATCGACATGGCGGCGGTCGCGGAGGTCCCGAGCGGCTCGACCCAGCAGGTCATCGGCGCGCTGGTCATGGTGATGACCGGCTTCGGGCTGGGGTGGATCAACATCGCCGCCGACTGGTCGCGCTACCAGCGGCGGGACACCTCGGGCGCGGCGATCGTCGCGTGGAACACCATCGGCGGCGCCCTCGCACCGACCGTGCTCGTGCTCTACGGTCTGCTGCTCGTCGGCTCCATCGGCGACCAGCCCTACCCCGGCGGGGAGATGACCTGGTCCGACGCCATCGCCGCCGACCCGGTCGGCGCGCTGGCCACGCTGCTGCCGACCTGGCTGCTGCTGCCCTACCTCGCCGCCGCGGTGCTGGCGCTGGTCTCCGGGGCGGTGCTGGGCATCTACTCCTCCGGGCTGACCCTGCTCAGCCTCGGCGTGCGCCTGCCCCGCCCCGCAGCCGCCGGCATCGACGGGGTGATCCTCACCCTGGGCGCGGTCTACGTCGTCTTCTTCGCCGAGGACTTCCTCGGGCCCTTCCAGTCCTTCCTCATCACGCTCGGGGTGCCGCTGGCCGCCTGGGCCGGGATCATGATGGCCGACATCGCGCTGCGCCGCCGCGACTACGACGAGCAGGCGCTCTTCGACGCGCGCGGCCGGTACGGGTCGGTGGACGTCGTCGCCGTGGTGACGATGATCGTCGCGACGGTGATCGGCTGGGGCCTGGTGACGAACGGGATGCCGGACTCGGAGTGGAACAACTGGCAGGGCTACCTGCTCAAGGCCTTCCTCGGCACCGAGCTCGTCGAGGACCCCGCCGGCAACTCGTGGGCCGGCGACTGGTCCTACGCCAACCTCGGGGTGCTCGCGGCGCTGGCGATCGGCTTCGTCGTCAGCTGGGTCGCGCGACGGCCGACGGTGCGGCGCCAGGAGGCCGGGATGGTCGACGACGCCGAGCGGGAGCCGGTGCAGGCGTGA
- a CDS encoding LysR family transcriptional regulator ArgP codes for MQLEQLRALLAVVDHGTFDAAARALLVTPSAISQRIKALESSTGRVLVERTAPCRPTDAGEVLVRTARQMVLLDAEARDALGEGDDGVTDLPVAVNADSLATWFEPLLGVAATWQDTRLQLEVEDEEYSADHLRRGRVVGAVSADPRPVAGCETVLLGAMRYLPVAAPVLAERFTRGRSYDWDRMPLLRYNVKDEMQHGVLRAIGADGSPPVSQVPSSEAFAAAVRAGLGWGMLPESQIGADLDDGRLVLLRARAHRDVPLSWQVWRLDSPRITRLTEAVLGAAKALRPTPR; via the coding sequence ATGCAGCTCGAGCAGCTCCGCGCCCTCCTCGCCGTCGTCGACCACGGGACCTTCGACGCGGCCGCCCGCGCGCTGCTGGTCACCCCGTCCGCGATCAGCCAGCGGATCAAGGCGCTGGAGTCCTCGACCGGTCGGGTCCTCGTCGAGCGCACCGCGCCGTGCCGGCCCACCGACGCCGGCGAGGTGCTGGTGCGCACCGCCCGGCAGATGGTCCTGCTGGACGCCGAGGCCCGGGACGCCCTCGGCGAGGGAGACGACGGCGTCACCGACCTGCCGGTCGCGGTCAACGCCGACTCGCTGGCCACGTGGTTCGAGCCCTTGCTCGGCGTCGCCGCGACCTGGCAGGACACCCGACTGCAGCTCGAGGTGGAGGACGAGGAGTACAGCGCCGACCACCTTCGGCGCGGGCGGGTGGTCGGCGCCGTCTCGGCGGATCCCAGACCGGTCGCCGGCTGCGAGACGGTGCTGCTCGGCGCGATGCGCTACCTCCCGGTCGCCGCGCCCGTGCTGGCCGAGCGGTTCACCCGGGGCCGCTCCTACGACTGGGACCGGATGCCGCTGCTGCGCTACAACGTGAAGGACGAGATGCAGCACGGCGTGCTGCGGGCGATCGGCGCCGACGGGTCGCCGCCGGTCAGCCAGGTGCCCTCGTCCGAGGCCTTCGCCGCCGCGGTGCGCGCCGGGCTGGGGTGGGGGATGCTACCGGAGAGCCAGATCGGGGCGGATCTCGACGACGGCCGGCTGGTCCTGCTGCGGGCGCGGGCGCATCGCGACGTGCCGCTGTCCTGGCAGGTCTGGCGCCTGGACTCCCCGCGGATCACGCGGCTGACGGAGGCGGTGCTCGGCGCGGCGAAGGCGTTGCGGCCGACGCCGCGGTAG